GTTGTTTTTCCTGATCATTGCTCTGGCCAAGCCGCAGTGGGGGGAAAGGGAGCAAGTCTTGACCACCCCTGGGATCGACATGGTCTTTGCGGTTGATGTCAGCAAAAGCATGCTGGCGACCGATTTGAAACCGAGCCGCCTGGAAAATGCCAGGCAAGCCCTCCGTCTATTGACCATGCAGCTCGCCGGGAACCGTTTGGGGCTGGTCGCTTTTGCGGGGAGCAGTTTTGTGGAGTGTCCGCTGACCGGAGATGTTGGGGCGGTCCAGCTCTTTCTTGATTCGCTTGCCCCTGGTTTGATCCCGGTCCCGGGGACCGACCTTGGGGGGGCGATCCATACCGCCGTTCAGGCGTTTGACAACTCTCCGACCAGCAAGGCGATAATATTAATTACCGACGGAGAGGATCTGGCTGGCGGTGCGCGCGGCGCAGCTGGCGAAGCGGCCGGGGCCGGCATTAAAATATTCCCGATCGGGATCGGGACCGCGGTGGGCGAGACCGTTCCTGAAGTGGACGAAAATGGCCGGGTTATTGGATTGAAGCGGGATAAAAAAGGGGAACTGGTTGTTTCCAGGCTCGATCTTGACCTGTTGAATGAAATAGCTGGCAAGACCGGCGGAAAAGCGTTTTTTGTTTCCAGCGGAGGATCGACCTTGCCGGAGCTGATGGCGGCGATCGCTACTCTCCCCAAGAACAAGATCACCCAAAAGCTTGGCTACCAATATTACGACCGCTTCCAGATCTTTCTCTTTCTTGCCTTTGTTTGCCTGGCGGTAGAATTTATCTTGAGTGAGAGGAAGAAATGAAAAAGTTAATTATTCTTTTTCTGCTTATCGCTTATCCATTATCCCTTAGACCTGCTTACGCTATCCCTTTCGAAAGCCGGCTTAATAAAGGGAATGGTTTATACAATCGCGGGCTGTTTGATCGGGCGCAAAAAGTTTACGAAGGACTCCCCAAAGACCCGCTGGCAAAATACAATCTGGGAAACTCACTCTATCGTCAGGGGAAATTTGCCGAGAGCGAAAAAGTATTCGCTGCGGTCACCAGGGAGGCGTCTGGCCGGGATCTGGCCCAAAAGGCGTTATATAATCAGGGGAATGCCCGGTTTCGCCAGGAAAATTACGAAGGAGCGGTAAATTCATACGAACAAGCGCTTCGGGTTAAGCCCAAAGACCGGGATACGCTCTATAATTTGGCTTTAGCGAAAAAACTTTTGAAGATGCCGAAAAACCAGAGGCCCAGGCAGAATAAAAATAAAAAAGACAAACAAGGAAAACAGGGGAAAAACAATGAAAAGGACAAAAGCGACAAGAAAGAAAATAAACCGCAATCAGGTAACCAACAGAATAAACAGGGGCTAAGCAAGCAGGACGCTGAGCGGATCCTGCAGGGTTTAGGAAATAATGAGAAACATCAGGGGAAAAAGGTTAAAGGGAAAGGGGCTGGGAATGGGGAGGATTGGTGAGGGGGATTAGAGAAATGAAAGTGAAAATAGCATTATTAGCTTTAGTTTTGTTGGCTTTGCCGCTATTTGCGGAAGAGGTATCAATTAAAGGAACAGTTGATAAAACTACGGTCGCTCTGGACGATACGGTCAGCTATACCGTCACGATTTCCGGAGGAGGAGAGGATGTCCCTCCGCCGTCTCAGCCGAAATTCGTTAATTTAGCTCCGGTATCAAATTATCGCACTTCAAATATTTCGATCATTAACGGACAGGCGAACGTCTCTTCCTCCATGACCTACGCGTTGAAACCGCAAGCGGTTGGAGCCGCTTCCATTGGCTCTGCCCAGCTTTCGTACAATGGCAGAACCTATTGGTCCGATCCGATCGAGGTCAAGGTAACTCCGGCAACCGGGGCCAGCCGTTCGCGCCGGAGCCTCTCCCCCTCGGCGATGGGGGCCGATCCGTGGGAAGATGTGTTCGATAAATTCTTTAAAGAGCCGATATTTGTCCGCCCGGAACCGGTCAAAGACCCGATCAAGGTGAAAATGACCGTTTCGCGAACCAACCCGTACGTCAACCAGCTGGTCTTGCTGACCTTTACTTTTTACCGACGGATCAATCTGTTGGAAGCGCCGATCTATATGCCGCCGTCAACGACCGGTTTCTGGTCGGTCAATTTGCCGGTCAGCAGCCAGCAGCGGCAGGAGACGATCGATGGAGTAAATTATTTGGCCCAGGACTTTAGGACCGCGATCTTTCCAATTGCTGATGGCCGGCAGGTCATAAAAGAAGGGTCGCTCCGGGCGCGGATCAACGCCGGGGCTCCCTCACTCTTTAAAACCGATCCGGTCACCCTGCAGGTCAGGCCTTTGCCGGAAGCGGGAAAACCGGCTGATTTTGGCGGCTCGGTTGGCCGCTACAAGTTATCGGTCGCTCCAAGCGTGAAAGAGGTCGAACGGGGTAAGCCGTTCACGATCGTTGCCAAGGTTTTTGGCGAGGGGAATATCCAGTCGGTTTCCGAACCGGTCCTGGCCGACGGGGAAGGGTATAAAAAACTTTCCAGCTCTTCAAATGAAAAGGTGGTTCCGGGGAACTTGTCGGTTTCCGGTTCTAAAACTTTTGAGATCGCCGTTTTGCCGCTCAAAGAGGGGACGCTGGCCCTTCCTCCCTTGTCTTTTAGTTATTTTGATCCTGGAGCGGAGAAGTACGTTCAATTAAACTCGCAGCCGCTAGCGATCAAGGTTCTTCACTCAAGCTCGCCGCTTCCCAAAGAGCTTAATGCGGGGAGCCAGAATGGGCCGGAAGGGTCGGTCAAGATCAGTTTCAATTGGCGGAAGCCTCTCCGCTGGCTGTTTGGTCTTGTCGTTAGCCCGATTTTTATAGTTGGGTTTGGCCTGACCGTTGGGTTATTCCTTATCTTTGTCGTTTGGCAGAGGTTTAAAAAACTCCAGGGGGCCGACCCGATCAGATTGCGCCGCTCCCGGGCGCTTCGGGTTGCCCGCGGCCGCCTTAAGCGGGCACAACAATTGCTTAAAGAGCAGAAATTAAAAGAGTGTGTTGGCGAGCTTCACGAATCGGTCAGCCATTACCTGGGAGATAAATATAATTTTTCCGCGACCGGGGCGACGACTGATGAGGTCAAAGAACTGCTTTCCGATAAAGGGATCTCTTCAGAGGAACAAACGGAGATCGAGGCGTTTTTCAATGAATGTGATTTGGCCAGATTTACCCCTTCGACTCTTGATACCGGTATGATCGACAAGCTTTTGCGGCAGGCAGAGCGGTTGATCGTTTTAATTGAATCAAATAAATAGCTTTTTTGTCGTGATTGACCAAAACGACTTAAATAGGCTATTATTAGCCAAAGCCACATAATTAAAGGAGTTTTTCACTATGTCGTTAATGGTAATTTTGTTCTTTTTATTCTTTTTCTTTATTTCCGGGGTCCGTATCGTTCGCCCGACTCATCGCGGGTTGATCGAAAGGCTGGGAAAGTACAGGAAGTTCGCGGAGCCGGGGTTCCAATGGGTTATTCCGCTGGTCGACCAGATGTACCAGATCAACATTACCGAGGTTATGGTCAATGCCGAACCGCAGGAGATCATTACCAACGACAATCTTAATGCCCGGGTCGATGCCCAGGTTTATTTTAAGGTTAAAGAAGATGAAGAGAGCGTTAAAAACTCGCAGTATAATGTTAATAATTGCGATTACCAGATTGTCAATCTGGCGCGGACGACCCTAAGGAATATCATCGGGACATTAACCTTGAAAGCGGCCAACAGTGAGCGGGGCAGGATCAACGAGGAACTGCAGAAGACCTTAAGAAAAGAGACCCAGACCTGGGGGATCGAGATCGTTAGGACGGAACTTAAGGAGATCGATCCGCCAAAAGACGTGCAGGAGACGATGAACAAAGTCGTCAAGGCAGAGAACGAAAAGATCGCGGCGATCGATTTCGCCACTGCTACCGAGACCATGGCCGACGGCCAGCGCCGGGCGGAGATAAAAAAAGCCGAAGGGGTCCGCCAGGCTAAAATATTGGCGGCAGAAGGGGAAGCGCAAGCGATAAAATTAGTCAATGAAGCGGCTAACTTGTATTTTATTGGGAACGCTCAGATTTTGAGAAAACTGGAGGCGGTCGAGAACGCGTTGGTCAATAACGCTAAGATCATTGTTCCGGCCAATACTGAGCTGGTCAATGTGATCGGTGAAATGGCCGGGGTTGTTCCGATCAAGAAAGAGTCGGGGAAGTCTATCACAACTTTGACTTAGCCATGAACGAGATCTTGTCTCGCGCAGAGCTTACCCCTAATGTTATTAAGATAACCGTT
This Candidatus Margulisiibacteriota bacterium DNA region includes the following protein-coding sequences:
- a CDS encoding VWA domain-containing protein; translation: MIFAKALYLWLLPILLALAGYEWRKRGRANPLFDRELGPLMLRNFDRQKRYLRKVLFYAGLFFLIIALAKPQWGEREQVLTTPGIDMVFAVDVSKSMLATDLKPSRLENARQALRLLTMQLAGNRLGLVAFAGSSFVECPLTGDVGAVQLFLDSLAPGLIPVPGTDLGGAIHTAVQAFDNSPTSKAIILITDGEDLAGGARGAAGEAAGAGIKIFPIGIGTAVGETVPEVDENGRVIGLKRDKKGELVVSRLDLDLLNEIAGKTGGKAFFVSSGGSTLPELMAAIATLPKNKITQKLGYQYYDRFQIFLFLAFVCLAVEFILSERKK
- a CDS encoding tetratricopeptide repeat protein, which codes for MKKLIILFLLIAYPLSLRPAYAIPFESRLNKGNGLYNRGLFDRAQKVYEGLPKDPLAKYNLGNSLYRQGKFAESEKVFAAVTREASGRDLAQKALYNQGNARFRQENYEGAVNSYEQALRVKPKDRDTLYNLALAKKLLKMPKNQRPRQNKNKKDKQGKQGKNNEKDKSDKKENKPQSGNQQNKQGLSKQDAERILQGLGNNEKHQGKKVKGKGAGNGEDW
- a CDS encoding BatD family protein, which encodes MKVKIALLALVLLALPLFAEEVSIKGTVDKTTVALDDTVSYTVTISGGGEDVPPPSQPKFVNLAPVSNYRTSNISIINGQANVSSSMTYALKPQAVGAASIGSAQLSYNGRTYWSDPIEVKVTPATGASRSRRSLSPSAMGADPWEDVFDKFFKEPIFVRPEPVKDPIKVKMTVSRTNPYVNQLVLLTFTFYRRINLLEAPIYMPPSTTGFWSVNLPVSSQQRQETIDGVNYLAQDFRTAIFPIADGRQVIKEGSLRARINAGAPSLFKTDPVTLQVRPLPEAGKPADFGGSVGRYKLSVAPSVKEVERGKPFTIVAKVFGEGNIQSVSEPVLADGEGYKKLSSSSNEKVVPGNLSVSGSKTFEIAVLPLKEGTLALPPLSFSYFDPGAEKYVQLNSQPLAIKVLHSSSPLPKELNAGSQNGPEGSVKISFNWRKPLRWLFGLVVSPIFIVGFGLTVGLFLIFVVWQRFKKLQGADPIRLRRSRALRVARGRLKRAQQLLKEQKLKECVGELHESVSHYLGDKYNFSATGATTDEVKELLSDKGISSEEQTEIEAFFNECDLARFTPSTLDTGMIDKLLRQAERLIVLIESNK
- a CDS encoding SPFH/Band 7/PHB domain protein, which codes for MSLMVILFFLFFFFISGVRIVRPTHRGLIERLGKYRKFAEPGFQWVIPLVDQMYQINITEVMVNAEPQEIITNDNLNARVDAQVYFKVKEDEESVKNSQYNVNNCDYQIVNLARTTLRNIIGTLTLKAANSERGRINEELQKTLRKETQTWGIEIVRTELKEIDPPKDVQETMNKVVKAENEKIAAIDFATATETMADGQRRAEIKKAEGVRQAKILAAEGEAQAIKLVNEAANLYFIGNAQILRKLEAVENALVNNAKIIVPANTELVNVIGEMAGVVPIKKESGKSITTLT